One window from the genome of Daphnia pulex isolate KAP4 chromosome 9, ASM2113471v1 encodes:
- the LOC124202603 gene encoding eukaryotic translation initiation factor 4E type 2-like isoform X1, translated as MALNNNKFDALNNSEDSDDDETSFSEERKKKDLILVNFFQQPIQVPREEHPLQYTYCLWFSRRAPGKHAAPQSFDQNLRMVGRFASVEQFWSYYCHLVRPCELSGHSDFHLFKDGIKPMWEDDANRCGGKWIVRLRKGLASRCWENLILAMLGEQFMVGDEICGAVVSIRFAEDIISVWNRIASDQATTNRIRDTLRRVLNLPPNTILEYKNHTDSLKDNSSFRNTDVFVR; from the exons ATGGCccttaataacaataaatttgatgc GTTGAACAACAGCGAAGACAGTGATGACGACGAAACTTCATTcagtgaagaaagaaagaaaaaggatttaaTTTTG gttaatttttttcagcaACCCATTCAAGTTCCTCGAGAAGAACATCCACTCCA ATACACATACTGTTTGTGGTTTAGTCGGAGAGCTCCTGGAAAACATGCAGCACCCCAAAGCTTTGATCAGAATCTAAGAATGGTTGGACGTTTTGCTTCTGTAGAACAGTTTTGGTCATACTATTGCCATCTGGTCAGGCCTTGTGAACTCTCTGGTCACAGTgactttcatttatttaaagatggAATCAAACCAATGTGGGAG gATGATGCCAATCGTTGTGGTGGTAAATGGATTGTGCGTCTTCGAAAAGGTTTAGCCTCACGTTGTTGGGAGAACTTAATATTAGCTATGTTAGGCGAACAATTTATGGTAGGCGACGAAATATGTGGAGCTGTCGTCTCAATTCGATTTGct gAGGATATTATTTCGGTATGGAATCGAATTGCAAGTGATCAGGCTACTACCAACCGAATTCGAGATACACTTCGTCGAGTCTTAAACCTTCCACCGAACACAATACTTGAATACAAAAACCACACGGATTCTCTAAA GGACAATTCCAGTTTTCGGAATACCGATGTCTTTGTCCGATAA
- the LOC124202603 gene encoding eukaryotic translation initiation factor 4E type 2-like isoform X2 yields the protein MALNNNKFDALNNSEDSDDDETSFSEERKKKDLILQPIQVPREEHPLQYTYCLWFSRRAPGKHAAPQSFDQNLRMVGRFASVEQFWSYYCHLVRPCELSGHSDFHLFKDGIKPMWEDDANRCGGKWIVRLRKGLASRCWENLILAMLGEQFMVGDEICGAVVSIRFAEDIISVWNRIASDQATTNRIRDTLRRVLNLPPNTILEYKNHTDSLKDNSSFRNTDVFVR from the exons ATGGCccttaataacaataaatttgatgc GTTGAACAACAGCGAAGACAGTGATGACGACGAAACTTCATTcagtgaagaaagaaagaaaaaggatttaaTTTTG caACCCATTCAAGTTCCTCGAGAAGAACATCCACTCCA ATACACATACTGTTTGTGGTTTAGTCGGAGAGCTCCTGGAAAACATGCAGCACCCCAAAGCTTTGATCAGAATCTAAGAATGGTTGGACGTTTTGCTTCTGTAGAACAGTTTTGGTCATACTATTGCCATCTGGTCAGGCCTTGTGAACTCTCTGGTCACAGTgactttcatttatttaaagatggAATCAAACCAATGTGGGAG gATGATGCCAATCGTTGTGGTGGTAAATGGATTGTGCGTCTTCGAAAAGGTTTAGCCTCACGTTGTTGGGAGAACTTAATATTAGCTATGTTAGGCGAACAATTTATGGTAGGCGACGAAATATGTGGAGCTGTCGTCTCAATTCGATTTGct gAGGATATTATTTCGGTATGGAATCGAATTGCAAGTGATCAGGCTACTACCAACCGAATTCGAGATACACTTCGTCGAGTCTTAAACCTTCCACCGAACACAATACTTGAATACAAAAACCACACGGATTCTCTAAA GGACAATTCCAGTTTTCGGAATACCGATGTCTTTGTCCGATAA
- the LOC124202602 gene encoding probable sodium/potassium/calcium exchanger CG1090 has protein sequence MSFQQPTAARSVGPVFARCKRANRRRCMWAYLVGLSVLALILVTSHLPRSGFNPTTFVDNDDPIESVGLWRRHLLANEEKRTSTATPILDPFAGINCTPPAIEEFPRPGIPQYVRAKGGLVVHLLVSAYMFLGLSIVCDDYFVPALERMVESLHMSQDVAGATFMAAGSSAPELATAVIGVFIAKDDIGISGVIGSAVFNIMFVISVCALFSGGVIYLNWWPLVRDCIAYFVAIFALLFTIYNEVVTWYESTIFLMLYVAYCVMMVYNSQLERWANTLPIPIPDYARRLPGGENASLMPYKNLDSEAGGISGPAGKLYTDERSPDSVKSSIDGNVGPCDAGGTSGPSISKIKEEEAERFSPWVPPVEFLDRITWAICLPLRAAAYYTMPNCRLEKWGSWFLVSFFISMLWISIFSYVMVWMITIIGFTMGIPDTVMGLTFVAAGVSIPDILTSLAVAREGYGDMATSNAIGSNVFDILICLGLPWFLQTAVVDPGSVVRVISKGLTYSTLSLLSTIVFLLGATHLNGWKLDRKYGVALLGWYLFFMIIASMYEMNIFGYFNPPECDSEF, from the exons ATGTCATTCCAACAACCG ACAGCGGCGAGGAGTGTCGGACCAGTTTTTGCGAGATGCAAGCGTGCCAACCGCCGGAGATGCATGTGGGCTTATCTGGTTGGACTTAGTGTTCTTGCGCTGATCCTGGTGACATCACATCTACCTCGTTCTGGCTTCAATCCCACGACTTTTGTCGATAATGATGACCCAATCGAAAGCG ttGGGCTTTGGAGACGCCATTTGTTGGCAAacgaagaaaaacgaacgtcGACTGCAACGCCAATTTTAGATCCGTTCGCCGGAATCAACTGCACTCCTCCGGCTATTGAAGAATTTCCACGGCCAGGCATCCCGCAATATGTCCGAGCCAAGGGTGGTCTCGTGGTCCACTTGCTCGTTTCCGCTTACATGTTCCTGGGTCTATCCATCGTCTGCGATGACTACTTCGTTCCTGCACTCGAAAGGATGGTGGAAT CCCTGCACATGTCTCAAGATGTGGCGGGAGCTACTTTTATGGCAGCTGGTTCATCCGCTCCAGAACTTGCAACTGCAGTGATTGGTGTATTCATAGCCAAG GATGACATAGGTATCAGTGGCGTGATTGGCTCTGCCGTCTTCAATATCATGTTTGTTATCAGCGTGTGCGCCCTCTTTTCCGGAGGTGTCATCTATCTGAATTGGTGGCCGCTTGTTCGTGACTGCATCGCTTATTTCGTGGCCATATTTGCTCTTCTCTTCACCATCTACAATGAAGTTGTCACATG GTACGAGTCGACCATTTTCCTGATGCTCTACGTGGCCTATTGTGTAATGATGGTCTACAACTCTCAACTGGAGCGATGGGCAAACACTTTGCCTATTCCTATTCCCGACTACGCCCGTAGACTTCCCGGTGGGGAAAACGCGTCGCTGATGCCCTACAAGAATCTTGACTCGGAGGCAGGTGGCATTAGTGGCCCCGCTGGGAAACTCTACACCGACGAAAGATCCCCTG ATTCTGTGAAATCTTCGATTGACGGAAATGTTGGTCCCTGTGACGCTGGAGGCACTTCCGGCCCTTCGATCAGCAAGATTAAAGAGGAGGAGGCAGAGCGATTTTCGCCGTGGGTACCACCAGTAGAATTTCTAGACCGGATCACGTGGGCCATCTGCCTGCCGTTGCGTGCTGCTGCTTACTACACGATGCCCAACTGCCGTTTAGAGAAATGGGGCAGTTGgttccttgtttcttttttcatcagcATGCTCTGgatttccatcttttcctACGTCATGGTCTGGATGATCACTATTATTG GTTTCACTATGGGAATTCCGGATACTGTGATGGGATTGACGTTTGTGGCTGCTGGTGTCAGTATTCCCGACATTCTAACCAGTTTGGCTGTTGCCAGAGAAG GTTACGGTGACATGGCTACATCCAACGCCATCGGCAGCAATGTATTCGATATTCTCATTTGTCTGGGGCTACCTTGGTTTCTTCAAACGGCCGTCGTTGATCCGGGAAGTGTAGTTCGAGTCATCAGCAAAG GATTAACATATTCAACCCTATCATTGCTGTCAAccattgttttcttgttgggCGCCACTCATCTGAATGGCTGGAAGCTGGATCGCAAATACGGAGTTGCTCTTCTGGGGTGGTATTTGTTCTTCATGATCATCGCTTCTA TGTACGAGATGAACATCTTTGGCTACTTTAACCCGCCGGAATGTGACAGCGAATTTTGA